The Deltaproteobacteria bacterium genome window below encodes:
- the rpsF gene encoding 30S ribosomal protein S6 has product MNRYETVCIVRPDIAEDAIKGIIQKASSSLEGAGGTVVRVDEWGRRKLAYPIQKKGEGYYFVLEYTSSPAASKEVERLFKLNEDVLRYQTVRIIATKKAEEKTAAEAPAAATEAAPAEGGQANG; this is encoded by the coding sequence ATGAACAGATACGAGACAGTCTGCATTGTCCGGCCCGATATTGCAGAAGATGCCATAAAAGGCATCATCCAGAAGGCCTCGTCGTCGCTCGAAGGCGCCGGCGGGACCGTAGTAAGGGTCGACGAATGGGGGAGGAGAAAGCTCGCCTATCCCATACAGAAAAAAGGAGAGGGCTATTATTTCGTCCTCGAATACACGAGCTCGCCCGCTGCCAGCAAGGAAGTCGAAAGGCTCTTCAAGCTGAACGAGGACGTGCTCCGTTACCAGACCGTAAGGATCATCGCCACAAAGAAGGCTGAGGAGAAGACAGCGGCAGAGGCCCCGGCGGCCGCTACCGAGGCAGCCCCGGCGGAAGGAGGTCAGGCAAATGGCTAA
- the rpsR gene encoding 30S ribosomal protein S18: MANERPERPERPERPARPGGRREGGGRPDRRPYHKKKVCRFCKDKALAMIDYKDAKALRPFVTEKGRIVPRRISGTCAKHQRMVSNALKRARNLAILPFTTTSI, from the coding sequence ATGGCTAACGAAAGACCTGAGAGGCCCGAAAGGCCTGAAAGACCCGCAAGGCCAGGCGGCAGGCGCGAAGGCGGCGGGCGGCCCGATAGAAGGCCCTATCACAAGAAAAAGGTCTGCCGCTTCTGCAAGGACAAGGCCCTCGCTATGATAGACTACAAAGACGCAAAGGCCCTGCGGCCTTTTGTGACGGAAAAGGGCAGGATAGTCCCGAGAAGGATATCCGGGACCTGCGCCAAGCACCAGAGGATGGTCAGCAACGCCTTGAAAAGGGCGCGTAACCTCGCCATCCTGCCGTTCACGACTACCAGCATATAG